Part of the Lolium rigidum isolate FL_2022 chromosome 6, APGP_CSIRO_Lrig_0.1, whole genome shotgun sequence genome, ctcactatgccattcatcgctgaataagtattctcgtgaaatatagcctaagagacccacacggtgcacacactcgtcacctttacacacgtgggacaaggagtctccggagatcacataagtaaaactcacttgactagtataatgacatctagattacaagcatcatcatatgaatctcaatcatgtaaggcagctcatgagattattgtattgaagtacataggagagagatgaaccacatagctaccggtacagccccgagcctcgatggagaactactcctcctcatgggagcaagcagcggtgatgaagatggcggtggagatggcagcggtgtcgatggagaagccttccgggggcacttccccgctccggcggcgtgccggaacagagactccgtcccccgcatcttggcctcgcgatggcggtggctctggaaggtttctgtggttttcgtcgaacgtatcagggttttcgatccaggggcattatataggcgaagaggcggcgcaggagggtcgaaggggcgacgacaccatagggcggcgcggccagggcctgggccgcgccggcctatggtctgggggcccagtgccccccctctggtccttcccgggtgttctggatgcttccgtgaaaataggaacttgggcgttgatttcgtccgattccgagaatatttcgttactaggatttctgaaaccaaaaacagcgaaaaacgagaaccggcacttcggcatcttgttaataggttagttccagaaaatgcacgaatgtgacataaagtgtgcataaaacatgtagatatcatcaataatgtggcatggaacacaagaaattatcgatacgtcggagacgtatcagcctcctgCGCCTCGTAGTCCACGCCATCGTCATTGAGGGCTTCAAGGTGCGCCTCGATGCCTGCCCACTGCTCCTCATGTTCACCCTCGAACACCAAGCACACATCGGCGAGTCCACGTCGTATGTCGGGTCTCGCCTCAGATCGGGCGGCAAGTACGCGCGCCATCACATGATCTCTCGGTGACGAGCAGGCCTGCGCATGGGAATGGCGGGCACCGGAACCCATGCCTTATTTAGGTGGCATCCATCTGGCAGGTGAACATTAGGCCAGGGCAGAGGCGTGCCGGCAACCATGAAATGGCGGGCAGTCTCGACCTCCACTTACATGCGCCGATCCGAGCGTGCCACGGGATGCGACTGAGGTGGCCTCATCGCGGGCGTGCGGAAGAAGTGTTAGCCGCCAtttccaccaccgccaccaaaGCGGTACCCGCTGGAATCATGGCCGCTGCGGCCAGGACGGAACCAGTTGCCTCCCTTTGTCATGGTCTCGAGCTAGATGTGAGCTAGGGTTTCGATCGACGGGATAGTGGGGACTGCGAAGTAGGATCCCTCGAGAACGACTAGTCTTCATTTAAGAGGACCGTAGGTGGGCCACGGGGATCCATTTTGCCTCGCCTCCTCGGCTGCTAAAGAAGTAGGCCCAACACAATCTAGCGCGGACATGCGAGGACACGCACTGCATGCGGCTACTGCAAACCTAGCCTAAATTTAGGCTAGAAATGTGGGACAATCAGATAAAATCTTGGGCGGTGTCCGTTTAGCCTTGCTTTTGACGTCCGCGCAATGTAGAGCCGTTCGTGACACACACAAACTCGTACGTGTGTGCagagagaaggagagagagggcacacaatgggagagagagagagaaagcaaTTGCTTCAAGTTTTTTTATAGAAAGTTCTATATAGAATGCATATAATATGTGGATTTCATGACAATCCTACAACCTTATTTTGTATATTCCAAATAAAACTGTAAATTTGAGCCCATTCAAGGCGGTAGTTTAAAGAGAAAATGCAGTTTTGTCCAATTTTTGAATATCAAACAAATTTGGAAAATATGGAAAAATATATGTAAATCATAAGTATTATCCTTATTATTATGGGAAATTATTTAGACACTTTGGGAGAGTAAGAGAAATCCAATTATCAACACTAAAGCAATGTCTACCTTTGGGGTGCTTATGATTCCTCAAGATATGTCATACATGATACATGCTATTATAGAAAAATTCGTGGCCCTTTGCCCTTTAACAACATCAACATAAGCTGGTGCCAAGCTATTAGAATTACGTAGTGGCACCTAGGTTCAACGGAACCTGAATACTATAGCGCTCTACAAAATTCATATTTTCAGAttctaaaaaaattgaaataattttTTTAGATGTAGAGGATGCATGCATATATGTGTGCCAATTTTTATACCTAAATTCGAAAATATGTAGCTTAGGCAAAAATGATAAGTTTAGATGAATATTATAAATGAACTCTCCACGTCCAACTTTTTTTGTAACTTAGTGGTCGGCTAACTATGTAACTTAGTGCTAGACTAACTCTAATCATATTCCGTAGTACCTAGGTTTCAAAATCCCTTTAAGTACCCTAGTGTTTTATCGGATACTCGTTAGTTCGTACACATCAAAGATTAAAACGAAAACTTGATTTTTTTTATATTATTAatagattagttctcataaacgtattaaaaatagaaaataacacTAAAAATATGATACTAAGACATCAAAGGAATCAGATACTTTTACAACGTGTCATCATCCCCTTTCTTAATCCATACACGTCCTCGGGTATGTAGGATGACAAAGGAAAAAAAGTTTGAAGTTCAATagcttcaacataattaaaaatacgATCATATCAACACTCTGCATCTTCGCATTCTAAGTGAGAGAAATGAGAATAAAACGAAAGTCCTACTTTACTTCTTATAtttcgataaagaaaatatattaatatcaaaagatactaatTACATCCGGCCTCTGTAACAATGCAATACCCTAATGGTACAGATGCACACagcagaaaaaagaaagaaaaactctAAGAAAACAAAAGTCCCGGCAATCCAGACCTAACATCAACAATATatccaccaccaaaacaacacctgaactccaggcTCTTCAAAAGTGACGTCaccaagaagaaaacagtgcacaagtcatcgtcgcccgatcaaagatcttagattttcatcatgaagatagtccccactctcaacacAATGTCTTCAACTAGGTCATTGCATGGCACAACCAATTAAtggcagaccttggattttcaccctgaaaggtaagactctgaacttcacctatgttgctgcccccacttgcatactgctgtGCGAAACccaaaacaccaagcaagttcctcaacagcgcgaagactcgaacctccattgctagtcctccactCCAGCATTCATGATATTCTCCACCTCTTtgtcttcaccatggaccaagatGTCACCTGATGTCTTCAAAGAACGGAGCTTCACGCCacaccctccagaaccaaacgatcggaataaaagcatgaatGTGCAcgaaccgaataccacccgatccagcgaacTTCAGACATACatgcactgttacattcaccggcggagccttccggaacccaCCACTCCGGCCAGATGAAGAATGACCGGACTTACAAATGTAtccatcttcgcacaagaggaaccctagaacaaccacctttattaggcagatCAGCAGGCCCCCACGCTGCCACACGCCGGTCGACCTCATCGACGGAAGAAGAGGCCGCCACGAACCACAGACCCGTCGACGAGTTATCTGCCGCCACCCCCAACACTGAAGAAGGCCACCAACGTGAGCCGCCTGGAGGAGGGGCCGCAGAGTACTCACCGGCCACCAACAGGCACGGCCACGCCACCGACTTCTTATAACTTTTAATAATAATTTGGAAGTATAACTTTTAATAATAATTGGGATGTAACAATTAAAGCTCTCATGCACAGACTGAATACGCATGATACAAACATCGCAAGTCATGTAGTACATGAGAATATGTGTATGACAAGAATGTCATTGGAGATTGCAGAATTTTGTCCCACTTCAGCGACAGCATTTTTTTATAAGATAGGGAGAAAGAATAGAGCGGTAATTGTTTCTTGGTGCACACTGATATGTTAAAATACATTTCACTCTCCACGTTCCAccattttttatttcattttaaaagCAAGTACACTCCACCCTAACCTTTGCATTCTTCTTACCAAGAAAGGCAAACAAAGTAGTAGCTAGATTGTGACAGGAATCTGATAGGATTATTTTGTTGGATGCTGATCCACCCAATTCAGTTTTGAGTAGTGTACCATATACGATGTATCGTTGTTAAACTCTGAATAAAATGTGCCCTTTTGTTTTATAGAAAAAATCATTTGCATTCTTCTTACCATTGCTAGACCATACCTGGATTTTTGCGCTATGTTACAATCAACTCCACTCCTCCCTAACCAATATATCCATCTTACCACTGCTACAACATACTTGGTTGCAAAACATACTAGTACAGATTCTGCTAAAAACAGCCTCTGTTATGAATTCTTCGATTTCAGATTTCTATAGAATTCCAGTTGCGATGACACTTCATTTTAAAAACAACTTATGTAGACGTATCAATTTCATGTTGTAAACATCAGCCAAAAGAAACATAGACATGGTCAAACTTCAAGTTGCTGGAATGAGATGAGTGGCGTCCATCTTCCGTCAGTCACATTGCATCAGTGAATTAATAACTGAATCGGGAAGAACGCAACTCAACATCAACAAAGCGACTAATTAATTTGCATCAGCTAGCAGTTAACAGCACATAACAGAACAAACTAACTGAAGCACAATCTAACAACACAACTCATCCTCAACAAAACGACTGGACTGCAGAGCAGGATAGGGCTTCTCACGATCGTCACTGCATTTTACTTAAACAAAGCACATTTCCCTAATGGATGCAGTAGAGACTACTATTAGTTATCAGCTTCATGTTGACGGTcaagctgatgcattgctatcaaTTTCATGCTGTAAAGCATGGTGAAACATAAAATTGCTGAAGTGCGACCAGGGGTGTTCATCTTCTGGCGGTCACATTGCATCAGTGAATCGATACCATAACTCGAACACAAGAAAGGGACATACTAATTAGTAGTTTGCATCAGCTAGCAGTTAACAGCACAAGTCAACTGAACATACTCTGCCCAGGTCAAGAAGTGATCATACTACATGGTCGACATAATCCCTCATCAGCTTACTTTGTTCCAGTAGGCAGTAGCATCAAAACGCAGGAGAAGGGCTCAGTACTCACTCACTGTAACGAAATCCTCGAGAATGGCCGGCCGAGGCTCGGCGCCCCGATGCGGCGGCGCACCCTGAccatcgcctccgccaccgccacggAACGGCCGGGCCCCGCCGGCAGCGGAGGGCCGGAGCGGGTGTGGCGCTTGCACGCCAGGGCATGACGCCGCTTCGTGCGGTAGGGGCGCTCCAGGAGGACACGGCCGTGGGACGCCGCCTCGCCTTCTCCGTCGCCGTCGCTACCATCACAAGCCTGGTCGACGCCGGAGCTCCCGCCGCGCTTCCTCTTCTCGCCCGGCGCGGTGGGGACGGAGAAGCTTTCTTGCTCGACATAATGCTTAGCGGCGAAGGCGGGGGCGTCGTGGTCCACATccatgtcggcggcggcggcgtcgagctgCAGCACCTTGAGGAAGATGTGGAGGTCGCCGCCGGGTCCCGCGAGCTGCTCGAGCGCCTCGACGGCGTCGGTGAGGCGGTCAACCTCGGCGCTGCACACGAACAAGGCCTTGACGCCGGCCAGGAACTTTTTTGCGGACCCGACGACGGCGGAGGGGTCGGTGGTGGCGTCGAGCACCGCCTGGCCGCGCAGCGCCTCCCTGCGCAGCAGCTGCAGCCAGCGGTTGACGGAGCTCTCGCGCACCGCCGGGCGGCCCTCGGCGGCGGCCGCCACGCCCTGCACCATGGCCACGAGCTGGCGcagccggcgccggcgctggcTGACGCGGGAGCTGCCGCCCCAGTTCGCCTTGAGGTAGCCAATAAACTCCCCCATGAGGGGCGACTCGAGGATCTTCATCGTGTCCTCTTCTCCGCGCGCACTACTAGCTCCGATCAGTCGCCGCTGAGGGTTGGGGAAGGAGATGGGTTGTGTACTGTGGAGTTTCTTGGGAGCTGGAGGTGGTGGTAGACTGGTAGGGGTAGTGGTAGCAGAGAGTGGCATTGGAGGGAGTGATGTGGGTTGCCGAGTTGG contains:
- the LOC124664683 gene encoding uncharacterized protein LOC124664683, with product MKILESPLMGEFIGYLKANWGGSSRVSQRRRRLRQLVAMVQGVAAAAEGRPAVRESSVNRWLQLLRREALRGQAVLDATTDPSAVVGSAKKFLAGVKALFVCSAEVDRLTDAVEALEQLAGPGGDLHIFLKVLQLDAAAADMDVDHDAPAFAAKHYVEQESFSVPTAPGEKRKRGGSSGVDQACDGSDGDGEGEAASHGRVLLERPYRTKRRHALACKRHTRSGPPLPAGPGRSVAVAEAMVRVRRRIGAPSLGRPFSRISLQ